One Paucidesulfovibrio longus DSM 6739 genomic window carries:
- a CDS encoding ammonium transporter — MFNLYRSRKGVPSGLATGAIALALTLIPSLAMAQDAAPEMLTQDNANILWTLIAAILVMFMQAGFACVECGFTRAKSAGNIMMKNFLDFGAGQIIFYLFGFGLMFGLGSEYVGFSHFALGGVEEADLPWAYTFWFFQSVFAATSATIVSGGIAERTKFGSYIIVSCIVTGLIYPISGHWAWGSLFGDAGWLESTFSVAFCDFAGSSVVHSVGGWVALAGAIVVGPRLGKYSEDGKARAIPGHNIPLAALGVFILWFGWFGFNPGSTTTADSSIGLIAMNTSLAGCGGSLAALIFSWLRYGKPDMSMSMNGALAGLVGITAPCATVTPAASIVIGLIAGVLVVLSVDFIDKVLKIDDPVGAVSVHGVCGAWGTLACGLFNVDGGLFYGGGAAQLGVQAVGVAAFFVWAFGMGYLTFSIVKAIFGVRVSPEEERKGLDISEHGSEAYNGFQVFTVE; from the coding sequence ATGTTTAACCTGTATCGGTCGCGCAAGGGAGTCCCGTCCGGACTCGCCACAGGGGCCATCGCCCTGGCCCTGACCCTGATCCCGTCCCTCGCCATGGCGCAGGACGCCGCCCCTGAAATGCTCACTCAGGACAACGCCAACATTCTTTGGACGCTCATCGCGGCCATCCTGGTCATGTTCATGCAGGCCGGATTCGCGTGCGTCGAGTGCGGCTTCACCCGCGCCAAAAGCGCCGGCAACATCATGATGAAGAACTTCCTGGACTTCGGCGCCGGGCAGATCATCTTCTATCTCTTCGGCTTCGGCCTGATGTTCGGCCTGGGCTCCGAGTACGTCGGCTTCTCGCACTTCGCCCTCGGCGGCGTGGAAGAGGCCGACCTGCCCTGGGCCTACACCTTCTGGTTCTTCCAGTCCGTGTTCGCGGCCACCTCGGCCACCATCGTTTCGGGCGGCATCGCCGAGCGCACCAAGTTCGGCTCCTACATCATCGTTTCCTGCATCGTCACCGGCCTGATCTACCCCATCTCCGGCCACTGGGCCTGGGGCAGCCTCTTCGGCGACGCGGGCTGGCTTGAGTCCACCTTCTCCGTGGCCTTCTGCGACTTCGCCGGCTCCTCCGTGGTCCACTCCGTGGGCGGCTGGGTCGCTCTGGCCGGCGCCATCGTGGTCGGTCCCCGTCTGGGCAAGTACAGCGAGGACGGCAAGGCCCGCGCCATTCCCGGCCACAACATTCCCCTGGCCGCGCTCGGCGTGTTCATCCTCTGGTTCGGCTGGTTCGGCTTCAACCCCGGCTCCACCACCACCGCGGACAGCTCCATCGGCCTGATCGCCATGAACACTTCCCTGGCCGGCTGCGGCGGCTCCCTTGCGGCCCTGATCTTCTCCTGGCTGCGCTACGGCAAGCCCGACATGTCCATGAGCATGAACGGCGCCCTGGCGGGCCTGGTGGGCATCACCGCGCCCTGCGCCACGGTAACCCCGGCCGCGTCCATCGTCATCGGCCTGATCGCCGGCGTGCTGGTCGTCCTGTCCGTCGACTTCATCGACAAGGTTCTCAAGATCGACGACCCGGTCGGCGCGGTGTCCGTGCACGGCGTCTGCGGCGCCTGGGGCACCCTGGCCTGCGGTCTGTTCAACGTGGACGGCGGCCTCTTCTACGGCGGCGGCGCGGCCCAGCTCGGCGTGCAGGCCGTGGGCGTGGCCGCCTTCTTCGTCTGGGCCTTCGGCATGGGCTACCTGACCTTCTCCATCGTCAAGGCCATCTTCGGAGTGCGCGTCAGCCCCGAGGAAGAACGCAAGGGTCTGGATATCTCCGAGCACGGCTCCGAGGCCTACAACGGCTTCCAGGTCTTCACGGTCGAGTAA
- a CDS encoding Lrp/AsnC family transcriptional regulator: protein MEKPLNLDHIDRAIIEELQRDGRASYKSIARKLGVSDGTVRLRTERMMECGYLRISASVNPLYFENTLTAVIGINLEKKVDRDIMDRVSRCSGVQSVINVTGRYDLMVELSVSSRSNLKRFLVDDLQALGGVVSTETYLYLEAINKWVEHRERTGD from the coding sequence ATGGAAAAACCGCTGAACCTGGATCATATCGACAGGGCGATCATCGAGGAATTGCAGCGCGACGGCCGCGCCTCCTACAAGAGCATCGCCCGCAAGCTCGGCGTGTCGGACGGCACGGTCCGCCTGCGCACCGAGCGGATGATGGAATGCGGCTACCTGCGCATCTCCGCGTCGGTGAACCCGCTCTACTTCGAAAACACGCTCACCGCGGTCATCGGCATCAACCTGGAAAAGAAGGTGGACCGCGACATCATGGACCGCGTGTCCCGGTGCAGCGGCGTGCAGTCCGTGATTAACGTCACGGGCCGCTACGATCTCATGGTCGAGCTGTCCGTGTCCTCGCGCTCCAACCTCAAGCGCTTTCTCGTGGACGACCTTCAAGCCCTGGGCGGGGTGGTTTCCACCGAAACCTATCTCTACCTCGAAGCGATCAACAAGTGGGTGGAGCACAGGGAGCGGACCGGGGACTGA
- a CDS encoding EAL domain-containing protein, translating into MFCLDAELVRGVLDSDGIEIHFQPLVSLRRGSVFGVEALCRATDSATGKPIPPGDLFAAAQNPGLRLELDRRCRQEALAAFRPLYDRNPGLVLAINVDASVIDSTSVHSRVLDRQVSEAGIPPENVAIEIIESQAGSALALMEFVLDYKRRGFVIALDDFGAGHSNLDRIPLLQPDMIKLDRSLISRIDRHFHKQEVVKSFVRLASRTGCLVLGEGVERVEEALTLLECGVDVFQGYHFGRPAPDTGGWPDAVSALTQVADLHKRSSIQRYNAEKIRHSHFHTLVERICAQLARGSGPDSLERTLEQRLIACMEDDPQIECLYVLDMHGTQISDTLCRPDRLQKSRRMLYEPAVRGTDHSCKEYFLPLRSGLSRFTTEPYLSLASGNRCITISTVFVDDSGEARILCVDLAGE; encoded by the coding sequence ATGTTCTGCCTCGACGCCGAGCTGGTTCGCGGAGTGCTCGACTCCGACGGCATCGAAATCCACTTCCAGCCTCTGGTCTCCCTGCGACGGGGTTCGGTCTTCGGAGTGGAGGCGCTTTGCCGGGCCACGGATTCCGCCACGGGCAAGCCCATCCCCCCCGGCGATCTTTTCGCGGCGGCGCAAAACCCCGGCCTGCGGCTCGAGCTGGACCGCCGCTGCCGCCAGGAAGCCCTGGCCGCCTTCCGTCCCCTCTACGACCGCAATCCCGGCCTGGTGCTCGCCATCAACGTGGACGCCTCGGTCATCGATTCCACCAGCGTGCATTCGCGCGTGCTGGACAGGCAGGTCAGCGAGGCGGGCATTCCCCCGGAAAACGTGGCCATCGAGATCATCGAATCCCAGGCGGGAAGCGCTCTCGCGCTCATGGAATTCGTGCTGGACTACAAGCGCCGCGGCTTCGTCATCGCCCTGGACGACTTCGGGGCCGGACACTCCAACCTCGACCGCATCCCCCTGCTCCAGCCGGACATGATCAAGCTGGACCGTTCCCTGATCAGCCGCATCGACCGCCACTTCCACAAGCAGGAAGTGGTCAAGAGCTTCGTGCGCCTGGCTTCGCGCACGGGCTGCCTCGTGCTCGGCGAGGGCGTGGAGCGCGTGGAGGAAGCGCTGACCCTCCTGGAATGCGGGGTGGACGTCTTTCAGGGCTATCATTTCGGCAGGCCCGCGCCGGACACGGGCGGCTGGCCCGACGCGGTGTCGGCCCTGACCCAGGTGGCCGACCTGCACAAGCGCAGCAGCATCCAGCGCTACAATGCGGAAAAAATCCGGCACTCGCACTTCCACACCCTGGTGGAGCGCATCTGCGCGCAACTGGCCAGGGGTTCCGGGCCGGACTCGCTGGAGCGCACGCTGGAGCAGCGGCTGATCGCCTGCATGGAGGATGATCCGCAGATCGAATGCCTCTACGTCCTGGACATGCACGGAACGCAGATTTCCGACACGCTCTGCCGCCCGGATCGGCTGCAAAAGAGCCGCCGCATGCTCTACGAACCGGCCGTGCGCGGCACGGACCACTCCTGCAAGGAATACTTCCTGCCGCTGCGCTCCGGCCTGAGCCGCTTCACCACCGAGCCGTACCTCTCGCTGGCCTCCGGCAACCGCTGCATCACGATCTCCACGGTCTTCGTGGACGACTCCGGCGAAGCGCGCATCCTTTGCGTGGACCTGGCCGGGGAATAG
- the tdh gene encoding L-threonine 3-dehydrogenase produces the protein MSENISLPATMKALVKSRPEPGIWLEEIPVPECGHNDVLIKVRKTAICGTDVHIFNWDKWAQQTIPVPMAVGHEFSGEIVSVGGEVRGLNKGDRVSAEGHVTCGHCRNCRAGKRHLCRNTVGVGVNRPGCFAEYVSVPASNVFKLPSAVTDELGAILDPLGNATHTALSFDLVGEDVLITGAGPIGMMAAAIARYAGARHVVITDVNDYRLGLAQRLGATRAVNVTRENLKQVMAELGMVEGFDVGLEMSGNPSAFRQMLAGMNYGGKVALLGILPEETAIDWNQVVFKGLKLKGIYGREMFETWYKMATMLQSGLDVSEAITHRFPASRFAEGFEVMRSGQSGKVVLDWENLE, from the coding sequence GTGAGCGAGAACATTTCCCTCCCCGCGACCATGAAAGCCCTGGTCAAGAGCCGGCCCGAGCCCGGCATCTGGCTGGAAGAGATTCCCGTGCCCGAATGCGGGCACAACGACGTGCTCATCAAGGTCCGCAAGACCGCCATCTGCGGCACGGACGTGCACATCTTCAACTGGGACAAGTGGGCGCAGCAGACCATTCCCGTGCCCATGGCCGTGGGCCACGAGTTTTCCGGCGAAATCGTGAGCGTGGGCGGCGAGGTGCGCGGACTGAACAAAGGCGACCGCGTTTCCGCCGAGGGCCACGTCACCTGCGGACACTGCCGCAACTGCCGCGCGGGCAAGCGCCACCTCTGCCGCAACACCGTGGGCGTGGGCGTGAACCGTCCCGGCTGCTTCGCCGAGTACGTCAGCGTTCCGGCCTCCAACGTCTTCAAGCTGCCTTCGGCCGTCACCGACGAGCTCGGCGCGATTCTCGACCCCCTGGGCAACGCCACGCACACGGCCCTCTCCTTCGACCTCGTGGGCGAGGACGTGCTCATCACCGGAGCCGGCCCCATCGGCATGATGGCCGCGGCCATCGCCCGCTACGCGGGCGCGCGCCACGTGGTCATCACCGACGTGAACGACTACCGCCTCGGACTGGCCCAGCGCCTGGGCGCGACACGCGCCGTGAACGTCACCCGCGAGAACCTCAAGCAGGTCATGGCCGAACTGGGCATGGTCGAGGGCTTCGACGTGGGCCTGGAAATGTCCGGCAATCCTTCGGCTTTCCGCCAGATGCTCGCGGGCATGAACTACGGCGGCAAGGTCGCCCTGCTCGGCATCCTGCCCGAGGAGACGGCCATCGACTGGAACCAGGTGGTCTTCAAGGGCCTCAAGCTCAAGGGCATCTACGGCCGCGAGATGTTCGAGACCTGGTACAAGATGGCCACCATGCTCCAGAGCGGACTCGACGTGAGCGAGGCCATCACCCACCGCTTCCCGGCCTCGCGCTTCGCCGAGGGCTTCGAGGTCATGCGCTCCGGCCAGAGCGGCAAGGTCGTGCTGGACTGGGAGAACCTGGAATAA
- a CDS encoding glycine C-acetyltransferase: protein MQHPLLAMLADQTRELRETGHYKAERVIHSPQQASIALADGTRVLNFCANNYLGLANHPRLVSAAKAALDDCGYGMASVRFICGTQAVHKRLEERLTEFLGTEDTILYGSCFDANGGLFETLLGPEDAVISDALNHASIIDGVRLCKARRLRYANNDMADLEAQLQAASDCRHKLIVTDGVFSMDGIVADLKSICDLAEKYGALTMVDDSHATGFLGENGKGSHEHCGVMGRVDILTGTLGKALGGASGGYTSGRGEIVEWLRQRSRPYLFSNTLCPSIAAASIEALDMIEGLADLRERLRENSAAFRAGMTEAGFDLVPGEHPIIPVMLGDARVAQEMAARLLDEGVYVIGFSFPVVPQGKARIRTQMSAGHSLEQVRTAVAAFVKVGRDMGVIG from the coding sequence ATGCAGCATCCTTTGCTCGCCATGTTGGCGGATCAGACGCGTGAATTGCGGGAAACCGGCCACTACAAGGCCGAAAGGGTCATCCATTCGCCCCAGCAGGCGAGCATCGCCCTTGCCGACGGCACGCGGGTTCTCAACTTTTGCGCCAACAATTATCTCGGCCTGGCCAACCATCCGCGTCTCGTGAGCGCGGCCAAGGCCGCCCTGGACGACTGCGGCTACGGCATGGCCTCGGTGCGCTTCATCTGCGGCACCCAGGCCGTGCACAAGCGCCTGGAAGAGCGGCTCACCGAATTCCTCGGCACCGAGGACACCATCCTCTACGGCTCCTGCTTCGACGCCAACGGCGGCCTCTTCGAGACGCTGCTCGGCCCCGAGGACGCGGTCATCTCCGACGCGCTCAACCACGCCTCCATCATCGACGGCGTCCGGCTCTGCAAGGCCCGGCGTCTGCGCTACGCCAACAACGACATGGCCGACCTGGAAGCCCAGCTCCAGGCCGCCTCGGACTGCCGCCACAAGCTCATCGTCACGGACGGCGTGTTCTCCATGGACGGCATCGTGGCCGACCTGAAAAGCATCTGCGACCTGGCCGAGAAGTACGGCGCTCTGACCATGGTGGACGATTCCCACGCCACGGGCTTTCTGGGCGAAAACGGCAAGGGCAGCCACGAGCACTGCGGGGTCATGGGCCGCGTGGACATCCTCACCGGCACCCTGGGCAAGGCCCTGGGCGGCGCTTCCGGCGGCTACACTTCGGGCCGCGGGGAAATCGTCGAATGGCTGCGCCAGCGCTCCCGACCCTATCTGTTTTCCAACACGCTCTGCCCGTCCATCGCGGCGGCCTCCATCGAGGCTCTGGACATGATCGAGGGACTGGCGGACCTGCGCGAACGGCTGCGCGAAAACAGCGCCGCGTTCCGCGCGGGCATGACCGAAGCCGGGTTCGATCTCGTGCCCGGCGAGCACCCGATCATTCCGGTCATGCTCGGCGACGCGCGCGTGGCCCAGGAAATGGCCGCCCGGCTGCTGGACGAAGGCGTCTACGTCATCGGCTTCAGCTTCCCGGTGGTGCCGCAGGGCAAGGCCCGCATCCGCACGCAGATGAGCGCCGGACACAGCCTGGAGCAGGTCCGCACGGCCGTGGCCGCCTTCGTCAAGGTCGGCCGGGATATGGGCGTCATCGGCTGA
- a CDS encoding molybdopterin-dependent oxidoreductase has product MHYTKTCCTRHCGNGCALLAAYDGQRLHVKGDPDHPATRGLVCGKTARFGERLHAADRITRPLLREGGNLREISWDAALDLAAQRIQALRAVPERMLHVFYVASYGVLFRASSYLFGRLGAAATSGDYCLDAGIEAQILDFGVLTEPELDDLALSRRIVNWGRNLDAEGMFAGRCVREARRRGASVLAVTPGDPGYESFADRIVTIRPGMDRFLALAVLRILERRGALSQDALRAVSGFGCFQKVLHAHSQEELLAACGVAAADAQALAEAYADGPCASILGRGAQRYRFGGENVRFIDALALLSGNMGLPGGGTYFSSGDRGHIDYSWFKRPEAPPRTLPVHDLGRALERAEAQGEPVELVWIEGTNAVSQAPDSARLAGALRKPFVVAVEAFMNDTAEIADLILPPALMLEWEDVTRCSSHGWVHHSAKVLEPPEGCLSNFEISRQVARRLTPPLEFPTAEEVMEGALDAPNLKTSLAELRERTWLPSPPRPTPFAGLRFGHADGKARLPETLHDEPAPPTGYPLRLLTLVNKAHLLSQIPESVQRERPCLVRISPDSPSLSGLDMDRPVRLVTEQGSLPVQLELLPGLHPEAVLAERGGWMKCGRGINALIGPHEADLAGQCAYYAQFCRLENSPG; this is encoded by the coding sequence ATGCACTACACCAAGACCTGCTGTACACGGCACTGCGGCAACGGCTGCGCCCTGCTGGCGGCCTACGACGGCCAGCGCCTGCACGTCAAGGGCGACCCCGACCATCCGGCCACGCGCGGCCTGGTCTGCGGCAAGACCGCGCGCTTCGGCGAGCGCCTGCACGCGGCGGACAGGATCACCCGGCCCCTGCTGCGCGAGGGCGGGAACCTGCGGGAAATCTCCTGGGATGCGGCCCTGGATCTCGCCGCGCAGCGCATCCAGGCGTTGCGGGCCGTTCCCGAACGCATGCTGCACGTGTTCTACGTGGCTTCCTACGGCGTGCTCTTCCGCGCGTCCTCCTATCTTTTCGGGCGGCTCGGAGCGGCGGCCACTTCGGGGGATTATTGCCTGGATGCGGGCATCGAGGCTCAAATCCTGGATTTCGGGGTGCTCACCGAGCCGGAACTGGACGATCTGGCCTTGTCCCGGCGCATCGTCAACTGGGGGCGCAATCTCGATGCCGAGGGCATGTTCGCGGGGCGCTGCGTGCGGGAGGCCCGCAGGCGCGGCGCCTCCGTGCTGGCCGTCACCCCCGGCGACCCCGGCTACGAGTCCTTTGCCGACCGCATCGTGACCATCCGGCCGGGCATGGACCGCTTCCTGGCTCTGGCCGTGCTGCGCATCCTGGAACGGCGCGGCGCGCTTTCGCAGGACGCGCTCCGGGCCGTTTCCGGGTTCGGCTGCTTTCAGAAGGTGCTGCACGCCCATTCCCAGGAGGAGCTGCTCGCGGCCTGCGGCGTGGCCGCGGCGGACGCGCAAGCCCTGGCCGAGGCGTATGCCGACGGCCCCTGCGCGTCGATTCTGGGCCGGGGGGCGCAGCGCTATCGCTTCGGCGGGGAGAACGTGCGCTTCATAGACGCCCTGGCCCTGCTTTCCGGGAACATGGGCCTGCCCGGCGGCGGGACGTATTTCAGCTCCGGCGACCGGGGGCACATCGATTATTCCTGGTTCAAGCGGCCCGAAGCGCCGCCTCGCACGCTGCCCGTGCACGACCTGGGCCGGGCTCTGGAAAGGGCGGAAGCTCAGGGCGAACCCGTGGAGCTGGTCTGGATCGAGGGCACCAACGCCGTCAGCCAGGCGCCGGATAGCGCGCGGCTCGCCGGGGCGCTGCGAAAACCCTTTGTCGTGGCGGTGGAGGCGTTCATGAACGACACCGCGGAAATCGCGGACCTGATCCTGCCTCCCGCGCTGATGCTGGAATGGGAGGACGTGACGCGCTGCTCTTCCCATGGCTGGGTGCATCATTCCGCCAAGGTGCTCGAGCCGCCGGAGGGCTGCCTTTCCAATTTCGAAATATCCCGGCAGGTGGCCCGGCGTCTGACCCCGCCCCTGGAATTTCCGACTGCCGAGGAGGTCATGGAAGGCGCTCTGGACGCGCCCAACCTGAAGACCTCCTTGGCGGAGCTGCGCGAACGGACCTGGCTTCCCTCGCCGCCGAGGCCGACGCCCTTTGCGGGCCTGCGTTTCGGCCATGCGGACGGCAAGGCCCGGCTGCCCGAAACCCTGCATGACGAGCCCGCGCCTCCGACGGGATATCCCCTGCGGCTCCTGACCCTCGTGAACAAGGCGCACCTGCTGTCGCAGATACCGGAGTCCGTGCAGCGCGAGCGCCCCTGCCTGGTGCGCATATCCCCGGACAGCCCTTCCCTGTCCGGGCTGGACATGGATCGGCCCGTGCGGCTGGTCACGGAGCAGGGGAGCCTGCCCGTGCAGTTGGAGCTGCTGCCGGGCCTGCACCCGGAGGCGGTTCTGGCCGAGCGCGGCGGCTGGATGAAATGCGGACGGGGAATCAACGCGCTGATCGGGCCGCACGAAGCCGACCTCGCCGGGCAGTGCGCGTATTATGCGCAGTTCTGCCGCCTGGAGAATTCTCCGGGCTAG
- a CDS encoding P-II family nitrogen regulator: MKLVIAYIRPEQLSLVKQALYAEGFYSISVTNILGSGRQKGFTETYRGVVMEVNLLKKVRIELGLPSDKADVAVAVIRESAQTGKEGDGVVFVLDVAKAVRIRTGEENILA, encoded by the coding sequence ATGAAGCTCGTAATCGCCTATATCCGCCCCGAACAGCTGAGCCTGGTCAAGCAGGCGCTCTACGCCGAGGGGTTCTACTCCATCTCCGTGACCAACATCCTGGGGTCCGGTCGTCAGAAGGGATTCACCGAAACCTACCGCGGCGTGGTCATGGAAGTGAATCTGCTCAAGAAAGTCCGCATCGAGCTGGGCCTGCCCAGCGACAAGGCCGACGTGGCCGTGGCCGTGATCCGCGAATCCGCGCAGACCGGCAAGGAAGGCGACGGCGTGGTCTTCGTCCTGGACGTGGCCAAGGCCGTGCGCATCCGCACCGGCGAGGAAAACATCCTGGCCTAG